In the Streptomyces fradiae ATCC 10745 = DSM 40063 genome, CGTGCACGTACGCCTTGGCGAAGGGGTGCTCGCCGGTCAGCGCGTGGGCGTGGGAGGCGCCCATCTCGTGGTGCGGGAAGATCAGGTCGGAGCCGCCGCCCTGGACGTCGAAGCCCATGCCGAGGTGGTCGAGGGCGATGGCGACGCACTCGATGTGCCAGCCGGGGCGGCCGGGGCCGAGGGTGCCGCCGTCCCAGCTCGGCTCGCCCTCGCGGGCGGCCATCCACAGCATCGGGTCGAGCGGGTTCTTCTTGCCCGGCCGGTCGGGGTCGCCGCCCCGCTCGGCGGACAGGGCCCGCATCACCCCGGCGTCGTAGTGGGACACCTCGCCGAAGTGGCGGTCGGCCTCGACGGAGAAGTACACGTCCCCGTCGAGCTCGTAGGCGGCGCCCATGTCGCGCAGCCGCTCGACCAGCGGGACGATGCCGGGTATCGCCTCGACGGCGCCGATGTAGTGCTGGGGCGGCAGCATCCGCAGGGCCGTCATGTCCTCGCGAAAGAGGGACGTCTCCCGCTCGGCCAGGCCGGTCCAGTCGACGCCGTCGCGCGCGGCCCGCTCCAGGAGGGGGTCGTCGACGTCGGTCACGTTCTGCACGTAGTGCACCTGCCGCTTGGTGTCGAGCCACACGCGCTGAACGAGGTCGAACGCGTTGTAGGTCGCCGCGTGACCCAGGTGGGTCGCGTCGTACGGCGTGATGCCGCAGACGTAGATACGGGCGACGGGGCCGGGGTCGAGGGTCACTCGTCCACCGGTCGCGGTGTCGTGGATCCGGAGGTCGCGGCCCTTGCCGGGCAGGGCGGGGACCTCAGAAGCGGGCCAGGCATGCATGCATCGAGCGTAACCGGACGGGTGTTCCGGATACGAACCGGATACGGGTTCATGACCGGTTGCGCACTCTTGCGCGCGGCGCCGCGATGTGCAGGCGGGCGGTCCCGGACGGGCCCGGCCCGCCGGGCGTCACACCGGCGGCCAGGGGATGGGCGGCCAGGTGCCGGACGGCTCGGGGTGGCGGCCCGTGGTGCGCAGGGCGGTGACACGGGCCCGCAGGGCGTCCAGCTCGGCCGGGGTGACCAGCTCCGCCACACGGGTGGCGAGCGGGGCGCCGGGCGCCAGCTCCGCGTCGAGCCGGGCCAGCGCCTCCAGCGCCTCGTCGGGCAGCGGCTCCCCCGCCCAGCCCCAGAAGAGGGTGCGCAGCTTGTCGTCCACGTGGAAGGTGACCCCGTGGTCGATGGCCTGGAGTCGACCGTCCGGGGCGGGCAGCAGGTGGCCGCCCTTGCGGTCGCCGTTGTTGATCACCGCGTCGAGCACGGCGAGCCGCCGCAGCCGCGGGTCGTCGGCGTGCACCAGCAGCGCCGTACGGCCGCCTCCCACGTCGGCGAGGCCCACCGGGCGCCAGCCGTCGCCTGCCTCCTCGCCGTCGACGAGGGTCAGCAGCGGCGGCGCCGCGGGGTCGGCGTCGACCCACAGCTGGACCATGCCGGGGCCGTAGGGGCCCTCCCGCAGGACGGTCGGCGGGACGAGGCCCCAGCCGGTCGCCTCGGACACGGCGTACGCGGCGGCCTCCCGCTGGGCGAGCGTCCCGTCGGGGAAGTCCCACAGGGGCCGCTCCCCCGCGACGGGCTTGTACACGCACCGCGCCTCGGCGCCCTCGTGGGCGACCGAGCAGAGCAGCACCGCGTTGGACGCCTCGGCCACCCGGCCGCGCACGGTGAGCTCGCCCTCGGTGAGCAGCTCCAGCACGTCGGCGGTGGCCGTCAGGCCCCGCGGCGGTATCCGTTCTGGCGCGGACATACGTGTCCTTCCGGGTCGAGCGGCAGGCTGCACAGGGGGCACGGCGGGCGGCCGGCGTTGACGACGTCGAGGGCGCGCTTGGCGAAGGCCCGCGCCTGGGCGCCGGTCAGCCGGACGCGGAGCATCGGCGGGCCGTTCTCCTCGTCCTGGAGGAGACGTTCCTCCGCCTCGGCGAGGTCCTCCTCGGAGTCCGCGTCCAGCTCGACGAGCGCCTGCGCCTCGACCACGAGCCGCTGCTCGTCGCCGTCCCAGGCCAGGGCCATGGTGCCGACGCGGAACTCCTCCTCGACGGGGGTGTCGAGCGGCGCGGTGTCGCTGACGTCGGCGGGGGCGACGGCCGGGACCGGGGCGTTGCCCCCGGTGCGGCGCACGACCTCGTCCAGCAGCTCGTCCATCCGCTCGGCGAGCGCGGCGACCTGGGTCTTCTCCAGGGCGACGCTGGTGACGCGGCCGCCGCCGGACGCCTGGAGGAAGAACGTCCGGCGGCCAGGCAGCCCGACCGTGCCGGCCACGAAGCGCTCCGGCGGGTCATAGAGGAACACCTGACGGGACACGTTCCCTCTCCCTTGGTCTTCTCGATCGTGAGTCCGGCGCTGCGGCCGCCTCGGCGGCCCGTCCAACCCTACTGTGCGCGGCGATCACGGTGCGCCCGCGCCGCCCCCGACCTGCGCCGCGCCCCCGTCCGCGTAGCCGGCCGTGCCGCCGGCCCCGTCGCGCGGGGCGAGCGCGCCGAAGTCGCCGGTGTCGCCGAGCCGGACGAGGAACGGCCGGGTGCGGGTGTAGCGGATGGCCGTCACGGAGCACGGGTCGACGTGGAGGCGCTGGAACAGGTCCAGGTGGAGGCCGAGGGCGTCGGCGACGAGCGCCTTGATGATGTCGCCGTGCGAGCACATCACGTACGCGGCGTCGTCGCCGTGCTCGGCGGCGACGCGGGCGTTCCAGTCCCGTACGGCGTCCACGGCGCGGGACTGCATGGCGCGCATGGA is a window encoding:
- the mshC gene encoding cysteine--1-D-myo-inosityl 2-amino-2-deoxy-alpha-D-glucopyranoside ligase, translating into MHAWPASEVPALPGKGRDLRIHDTATGGRVTLDPGPVARIYVCGITPYDATHLGHAATYNAFDLVQRVWLDTKRQVHYVQNVTDVDDPLLERAARDGVDWTGLAERETSLFREDMTALRMLPPQHYIGAVEAIPGIVPLVERLRDMGAAYELDGDVYFSVEADRHFGEVSHYDAGVMRALSAERGGDPDRPGKKNPLDPMLWMAAREGEPSWDGGTLGPGRPGWHIECVAIALDHLGMGFDVQGGGSDLIFPHHEMGASHAHALTGEHPFAKAYVHAGMVGLHGEKMSKSKGNLVFVSALRRQGVDPAAIRLALLSHHYRADWEWTDQVLADAVERLGRWRAAVSRPDGPPADALVEEVREALADDLDAPAALAAVDRWAGLQAAGGGTDESAPGLVSRAVDALMGVAL
- a CDS encoding SCO1664 family protein, producing MSAPERIPPRGLTATADVLELLTEGELTVRGRVAEASNAVLLCSVAHEGAEARCVYKPVAGERPLWDFPDGTLAQREAAAYAVSEATGWGLVPPTVLREGPYGPGMVQLWVDADPAAPPLLTLVDGEEAGDGWRPVGLADVGGGRTALLVHADDPRLRRLAVLDAVINNGDRKGGHLLPAPDGRLQAIDHGVTFHVDDKLRTLFWGWAGEPLPDEALEALARLDAELAPGAPLATRVAELVTPAELDALRARVTALRTTGRHPEPSGTWPPIPWPPV
- a CDS encoding DUF3090 domain-containing protein, translated to MSRQVFLYDPPERFVAGTVGLPGRRTFFLQASGGGRVTSVALEKTQVAALAERMDELLDEVVRRTGGNAPVPAVAPADVSDTAPLDTPVEEEFRVGTMALAWDGDEQRLVVEAQALVELDADSEEDLAEAEERLLQDEENGPPMLRVRLTGAQARAFAKRALDVVNAGRPPCPLCSLPLDPEGHVCPRQNGYRRGA